A stretch of DNA from Yoonia sp. G8-12:
CGGGCTGAATTATGCGCGGACGCGCAATTCGGCAGAGCTGTTGCAAAGCTCAACAGTTGGTCGGGCTCTGGCTGAAATGGAAGAGCGGTTCGCGCCGGATCTAACGATCTTTGACATGCCCCCCATGTTGAGCAGTGATGATACAATGGCCTTTATGGGTCAGGTCGATTGCGTGCTGTTGGTCGCTGCCGCTGAATCCACCTCGCTGGGTGAAATTGACGTATGTGAACGTGATCTGGCTGCGCAAACGAATGTGATGGGCGTGTTGCTGAACAAGTGTCGTTATCTTGACAAAGAGTCTGGCAACACCGGGGCATATTACTAGTTACGCCACTTTGTAGCAGTAACAAAAAAACCGGCTAAAAGTCGGCCTTTTTCGCTTTGTCATAGATGTCGCTTACTTATGCGGCGATGGCCTTGCGCCGACGCAGAACCAATGCTCCACCAAGTGCGGACAGCAAGAGCAGGCTTCCTGCGGGCAGTGGGACCGCAGCGACATCAATGCGCATGACGACATCGTCAAAGTCCCGGTCGCCGCGCGCGATGTCATCGAAAAGCACATAGAACACGTTTGCGCTGATCTCTACGAACCCCAGCGCGTAGTGACGGGTCGCTGCATCTGCGGCACCATTGTTGTTAAACAAACCCGTCGCCCAAGTTGGCGCATATGTTCCAAACGCGAAATCCAAAAAGCCGCTGACGTGTTGTGTTGCGGACACCGATGCGTTGACCGGCGTATATGTCGGCCCGCGGTTATCGAAAACCGGCGTGCCACCGACGGCTGCATAGTTGTTGTTTCCCGCCTCTGCGCCCATGTAAGTATAGGTGATTTGCGCAACACCACTGATGATATCGAGGAATAACCCGTTCGAGGCGGATTTCGCTGCGCCATCAATCATTGTTATTGAAGTATTGTTCAGTCCGGTGAGCACGTCATTGTTGGTCACAGTGTGCGTCTGATATCCGGTCCCCTGCAAACTGAGCGTCGCTGCACTCGCTGCTGATGCGGTTAATGCGACTGCTGCAATAACACCGACTAAGAACTTTTTGACCATCATACCCACCACTTAACATCCACGCGACCGCGAGATGATACCTATCAACATACTAGTCATCTTTTTGCGCTTTGGTGCGATGTAACGCAAGGATAAACCGAGAAAATATGGCGATTTCGCCAAGTTTCGCATGATTTTATCGCCTTTATAACGACAATTCATCGCATGATGGTTGATTATATTGCATGTCGAAACAGTACCGCTCTTTAACGAAACTGGCCACTATCGGCCCAGGAATTGCTTTATTACCTCTGAACGGTGCGCAAAAACGGTTTCATCGTCAAAAGGTTTGCCGTCCTCGCGCGCGCATCGGGTCAGCGTTTCAAGCTG
This window harbors:
- a CDS encoding VPLPA-CTERM sorting domain-containing protein; the encoded protein is MIDGAAKSASNGLFLDIISGVAQITYTYMGAEAGNNNYAAVGGTPVFDNRGPTYTPVNASVSATQHVSGFLDFAFGTYAPTWATGLFNNNGAADAATRHYALGFVEISANVFYVLFDDIARGDRDFDDVVMRIDVAAVPLPAGSLLLLSALGGALVLRRRKAIAA